In Pithys albifrons albifrons isolate INPA30051 chromosome 6, PitAlb_v1, whole genome shotgun sequence, a single genomic region encodes these proteins:
- the LOC139673516 gene encoding zinc finger protein 271-like, which translates to MLIFKHTKEKLQDFSFPSLGRMEGEAARKRRMPRDPQAGPEQSTESMEDKSPQQNLTAETILNGSTAQEGTGEVKPRRSPSRRDSSPSPWGSEEEQPTLCGQSLSWSSDLVVHEQLHSGDKPYRCLECGKAFSKSSTLIRHQHIHTGERPYSCRECGKSFRYSSNLLSHQHIHTGEWPYMCGECGKGFRNSSKLLTHHHIHTGEWPYTCGECGKRFRQRSSLLCHQRLHTGERPYKCLECGKSFVQGPHLIRHQKIHTGERPFACGECGKSFRNSSALLTHQQIHTGERPYTCGECGKTFSRNSSLLCHQRIHTGERPYKCLECGKRFQSTSDLLKHQRTHTGERPFRCTDCGRSFTQNCHLVTHRRIHTGERPYRCGDCGKSFIQISGLFSHQRVHR; encoded by the exons gatttctccttcccaagcCTTGGCAGGATGGAgggggaggctgcgaggaagaggaggatgcCCCGGGatccccaggcag gccccgagcagagcacagagagcatggaggacaaatccccccagcagaacctcaCGGCAGAGACCATTTTGAACGGCTCAACGGCACAGGAAGGCACTGGGGAGGTAAAGCCACGGAGATCCCCCAGTAGGAGGgactccagccccagcccatggGGCTCTGAGGAAGAACAACCCACCCTGTGTGGCCAGAGCTTGAGCTGGAGCTCCGACCTGGTGGTCCATGAGCAGCTTCACTCTGGTGACAAGCCCTACaggtgcttggaatgtgggaaggcCTTCAGCAAGAGCTCCACCCTGATCCGACATCAGCACATCCACACCGGAGAACGGCCCTACTCgtgtagggaatgtgggaagagcttcaggtATAGCTCCAACCTCCTcagccaccagcacatccacactggggagtgGCCCTACAtgtgtggggagtgtgggaagggcttcagaAACAGCTCCAAGCTCCTCACCCACCatcacatccacactggggaatggccCTATAcatgtggggagtgtgggaagaggttcaGGCAGAGGTccagcctgctctgccaccagcGCCtgcacactggggaacggccctacaagtgcttggaatgtgggaagagtTTCGTCCAGGGCCCTCACCTGATCCGCCACCAgaagatccacactggggaacggcccttCGCATGTGgagaatgtgggaagagctttagGAACAGCTCAGCCCTCCTCACCCACCAGcagatccacactggggagaggccctacacatgtggggagtgtgggaagacCTTCAGCCGCAACTccagcctgctctgccaccagcgcatccacactggggagcggccctacaagtgcttggaatgtgggaagaggtttcagagcaCCTCGGATCTCCTGaagcatcagcgcacacacacgggggagaggcccttccgctgcaccgactgcgggagGAGCTTCACCCAGAACTGCCACCTCGTCACCCACCGGCGcatccacaccggggagaggccgtACAGGTGtggggactgtgggaagagcttcatccaGATCTCTGGCTTGTTCTCCCACCAACGGGTCCACCGGTAA